From the genome of Ananas comosus cultivar F153 linkage group 18, ASM154086v1, whole genome shotgun sequence, one region includes:
- the LOC109723641 gene encoding syntaxin-61 → MTSAQDPFYIVKEEIQDSIDKLQTTFHQWEQTPVYTGEHVHLTKELLASCESIEWQVDELDKAISVAVRDPAYYGLDEVELGKRRNWTSTAHNKVRTVRRNVEAGKEKSSLINGSRQDLTGLPRGHDSQAGRSNHYGAEDSDDFISSESDRQLLLIKQQDEELDELSASVQRIGGVGLTIHEELIGQERILDDLSMEMETTSNRLDFVQKRVAMVMKKAGAKGQIMMIAFLIVLFIILFVLVFFT, encoded by the exons ATGACTTCTGCTCAAGATCCGTTCTACATTGTCAAAGAGGAGATCCAGGATTCT ATCGATAAGCTGCAAACTACTTTTCACCAATGGGAACAAACCCCTGTATACACTGGAGAACATGTTCATTTAACTAAAGAGCTCCTGGCCAGTTGTGAAAGCATCGAGTGGCAG GTGGATGAACTGGACAAGGCAATTTCAGTCGCTGTCAGAGATCCAGCTTATTATGGACTTGACGAAGTTGAACTTGGAAAACGGAGAAACTGGACTAGCACTGCTCACAACAAG GTGCGTACTGTGAGGAGAAATGTTGAAGCTGGAAAGGAGAAGAGCAGTCTAATCAATGGTTCGCGCCAAGACCTAACGGGTCTTCCACGTGGGCATGATTCTCAAGCAGGAAGATCTAACCACTATGGAGCAGAAGACAGCGATGATTTTATCTCTTCAGAATCAGATCGACAGCTGCTTCTAATAAA GCAACAAGATGAGGAATTGGACGAGCTAAGCGCAAGTGTTCAGAGAATTGGAGGTGTAGGACTTACCATACATGAAGAGCTGATTGGACAG GAAAGAATTTTGGACGATCTGAGCATGGAGATGGAAACTACTTCAAATAGGCTTGATTTTGTGCAG AAAAGAGTGGCTATGGTCATGAAGAAGGCTGGTGCGAAAGGGCAAATCATGATGATTGCCTTCCTGATCGTTCTTTTCattattctttttgttttggttttcttCACGTAG